In one window of Kitasatospora sp. MMS16-BH015 DNA:
- a CDS encoding VOC family protein, producing MTTHQPFPARLSIVTLGVSDLAASTEFYEALGWRRSAASQDEIVWFATSGSALGLFPTEALAADAGVPEAGEPAFRGVTLAVNLESREGVDAALERAVAAGAVVVKPPAATEWGGYSGYFEDPDGHLWELAHNPFFPFTEDGRLDLP from the coding sequence ATGACCACGCACCAGCCCTTCCCGGCCCGGCTCAGCATCGTCACCCTCGGCGTCTCGGACCTGGCGGCCAGCACGGAGTTCTACGAGGCGCTGGGGTGGCGGCGCTCGGCCGCCTCCCAGGACGAGATCGTCTGGTTCGCCACCAGCGGCTCCGCGCTCGGCCTCTTCCCCACCGAGGCGCTGGCGGCCGACGCCGGGGTGCCGGAGGCGGGCGAGCCCGCCTTCCGGGGCGTCACCCTGGCGGTCAACCTGGAGTCCCGCGAGGGGGTGGACGCGGCGCTGGAGAGGGCCGTCGCAGCCGGTGCCGTGGTGGTCAAGCCGCCGGCGGCCACCGAGTGGGGCGGGTACTCGGGCTACTTCGAGGACCCGGACGGCCACCTCTGGGAGCTGGCCCACAACCCGTTCTTCCCGTTCACCGAGGACGGCCGGCTCGACCTGCCGTAG
- a CDS encoding proline dehydrogenase family protein codes for MLRSALLAASRSPQVRTVVEKFPPTHAIVERFVAGEALDSAVTACDDLVATGRKVTLDHLGEDTKDADQAAGTAEAYEHLLAALKDTGLAASAEVSVKLSAVGQFLPVDGEKIALENARRICEAAADAGTTVTLDMEDHTTTDSTLSIARELRADFPWLGVVLQAYLRRTEADCREFAGAGSRVRLCKGAYKEPESVAFQGKHEVDLAYVRALKVLMAGEGYPMIASHDPNMIKIAGQLAEWNGRKRDSFEYQMLFGIRPEEQLRLAEAGNTMRVYLPYGQEWYGYFMRRLAERPANLTFFLRAMATKG; via the coding sequence ATGCTCCGTTCCGCCCTCCTCGCCGCCTCCCGCTCCCCGCAGGTGCGCACCGTCGTCGAGAAGTTCCCGCCCACCCACGCGATAGTCGAGCGGTTCGTCGCCGGTGAGGCGCTGGACAGCGCCGTCACCGCCTGCGACGACCTGGTGGCCACCGGCCGCAAGGTCACCCTGGACCACCTGGGCGAGGACACCAAGGACGCCGACCAGGCCGCCGGCACCGCCGAGGCGTACGAGCACCTGCTCGCCGCCCTCAAGGACACCGGCCTGGCCGCCAGCGCCGAGGTCTCGGTCAAGCTCTCGGCCGTCGGCCAGTTCCTCCCGGTGGACGGCGAGAAGATCGCCCTGGAGAACGCCCGCCGGATCTGCGAGGCCGCGGCCGACGCCGGCACCACGGTGACCCTCGACATGGAGGACCACACCACCACCGACTCCACCCTCTCGATCGCCCGTGAGCTGCGCGCGGACTTCCCGTGGCTGGGCGTCGTGCTCCAGGCCTACCTGCGCCGCACCGAGGCCGACTGCCGTGAGTTCGCCGGCGCCGGCTCGCGCGTGCGCCTGTGCAAGGGCGCCTACAAGGAGCCCGAGTCGGTCGCCTTCCAGGGCAAGCACGAGGTCGACCTCGCGTACGTCCGCGCCCTCAAGGTGCTGATGGCGGGCGAGGGCTACCCGATGATCGCCTCGCACGACCCGAACATGATCAAGATCGCCGGCCAGCTGGCCGAGTGGAACGGTCGCAAGCGCGACAGCTTCGAGTACCAGATGCTGTTCGGCATCCGCCCCGAGGAGCAGCTGCGCCTCGCCGAGGCCGGCAACACCATGCGCGTCTACCTGCCGTACGGGCAGGAGTGGTACGGGTACTTCATGCGCCGCCTCGCGGAGCGCCCGGCCAACCTGACCTTCTTCCTGCGGGCGATGGCCACCAAGGGCTGA
- a CDS encoding MFS transporter, which translates to MADLSPAGSGLAQFRTRRLSEALLPLELAPRPQLQLAAISRWNAVRGIRVGLVASALLFLLIGANLATPIYPLLQQRLGLTALDTTILFTVYVFALVPVLAAVGHWSDFLGRRAMILPAVALAAAGDALFATAGSFWQLAAGRAVQGIAVGLSTGAAGAALSDLLPDHQTLAAKLTLACSAGGVALGPMAGAALSGGSNPLLTPFLVHAVALLVLCVPLALVHPRKPGRERPASAPPRITTPAHLRPRRLALPRQGRREFLLAALAGFASYAVFGVYLSLSPAFSATLLHTHSHLTGAIVAALLLGSSAAAQLLVPPTADRMVIALGMTGLATGLGLVVTAAWTSTPALLFIGSVLGGACQGVAFRSLFTTAVAAMDPERRGSELSALWVIVYLGSSLPIVAVGAAVQHYGLLPAVSTFVAIAATACLALAGAVLKPAR; encoded by the coding sequence ATGGCGGACCTCTCCCCCGCCGGCTCCGGACTCGCGCAGTTCCGGACCCGCCGGCTCTCGGAGGCCCTGCTCCCCCTGGAGCTCGCACCACGACCGCAGCTCCAGCTCGCCGCGATCAGCCGCTGGAACGCCGTGCGCGGCATCCGCGTCGGCCTGGTCGCCTCCGCGCTGCTCTTCCTGCTGATCGGCGCCAACCTGGCCACCCCGATCTACCCGCTGCTGCAGCAGCGGCTCGGGCTGACGGCGCTGGACACCACGATCCTGTTCACGGTCTACGTGTTCGCCCTCGTGCCGGTGCTGGCCGCGGTCGGGCACTGGTCCGACTTCCTCGGCCGCCGGGCGATGATCCTGCCCGCGGTGGCGCTGGCCGCCGCCGGTGACGCGCTGTTCGCCACGGCCGGCAGCTTCTGGCAGCTGGCCGCCGGGCGCGCCGTCCAGGGCATCGCGGTGGGCCTGTCCACCGGCGCCGCCGGGGCCGCCCTCAGCGACCTGCTGCCCGACCACCAGACGCTGGCCGCCAAGCTCACCCTGGCCTGCTCGGCCGGCGGGGTCGCGCTCGGCCCGATGGCCGGGGCGGCGCTCTCCGGCGGGTCGAACCCGCTGCTCACGCCCTTCCTGGTGCACGCCGTCGCGCTGCTCGTGCTCTGCGTGCCGCTGGCGCTGGTGCACCCGCGCAAGCCCGGCCGCGAACGCCCGGCCAGTGCGCCGCCGCGGATCACCACCCCGGCCCACCTGCGCCCGCGCCGGCTGGCCCTGCCCCGGCAGGGCCGCCGCGAGTTCCTGCTGGCCGCGCTGGCCGGCTTCGCCTCCTACGCGGTCTTCGGCGTCTACCTGAGCCTCTCCCCGGCCTTCTCCGCCACCCTCCTGCACACCCACTCGCACCTGACCGGCGCGATCGTGGCGGCCCTGCTCCTCGGCTCCTCGGCGGCGGCCCAGCTGCTCGTCCCGCCCACCGCCGACCGGATGGTCATCGCCCTCGGCATGACCGGCCTGGCCACCGGCCTCGGCCTGGTGGTCACCGCCGCCTGGACCTCCACCCCGGCCCTGCTCTTCATCGGCAGCGTGCTCGGCGGCGCCTGCCAGGGCGTGGCCTTCCGCTCCCTCTTCACCACCGCCGTCGCCGCCATGGACCCCGAGCGCCGCGGCAGCGAACTCTCCGCCCTCTGGGTCATCGTCTACCTCGGCTCCTCCCTCCCCATCGTCGCGGTGGGCGCAGCCGTCCAGCACTACGGCCTCCTCCCGGCCGTCTCCACCTT
- a CDS encoding AraC family transcriptional regulator gives MSLHDGLLYDGLLYDGDSVEGLHEVVSARFAPHRMTVRGDRWLNGRFRALHEGRLALYELGYGTEVGVFPGELPDFYNIQLPVAGTGEVTLDGAALPAGPWLAGPGQRVSMTWDAQALNRILIVPAALVEQRLALRLGETPGALPRFEPVLDGRDPAVRAWLELARGFNEFAGSELSRRSPLGVAGFEQLLVDTLLDAQPGSQTVALPGGATAALPAAVRRAVAYCEEHADEPITVTDIARAARVSLPSLREGFRTHLGTTPLAHLRRVRLDLAHRDLLTVAEGRAEGTVTDIAGRWGFTHLGRFSAHYRAAYGRSPSATLRRAP, from the coding sequence ATGTCGCTGCACGACGGATTGCTGTACGACGGATTGCTGTACGACGGTGACAGTGTCGAGGGCCTGCACGAGGTCGTCAGCGCACGGTTCGCGCCGCACCGGATGACCGTCCGCGGCGACCGGTGGCTGAACGGCCGGTTCCGGGCCCTGCACGAGGGCCGGCTCGCGCTCTACGAACTCGGCTACGGCACCGAGGTGGGGGTCTTCCCCGGCGAGCTGCCCGACTTCTACAACATCCAGCTGCCGGTGGCCGGCACCGGCGAGGTCACCCTGGACGGCGCGGCGCTGCCGGCCGGCCCCTGGCTGGCCGGGCCCGGCCAGCGGGTCTCGATGACCTGGGACGCGCAGGCGCTCAACCGCATCCTGATCGTGCCGGCCGCCCTGGTCGAGCAGCGGCTGGCCCTCCGGCTGGGCGAGACGCCCGGGGCGCTGCCGCGGTTCGAGCCCGTGCTGGACGGGCGGGACCCGGCGGTGCGGGCCTGGCTGGAGCTGGCCCGCGGCTTCAACGAGTTCGCCGGCTCCGAGCTGAGCCGGCGTTCGCCGCTGGGCGTGGCCGGGTTCGAGCAGCTGCTGGTGGACACCCTGCTGGACGCCCAGCCCGGCTCGCAGACCGTGGCCCTGCCCGGTGGCGCCACGGCGGCACTGCCCGCCGCCGTGCGGCGGGCCGTGGCCTACTGCGAGGAGCACGCGGACGAGCCGATCACCGTCACCGACATCGCCCGGGCCGCCCGGGTCTCCCTGCCCAGCCTGCGCGAGGGCTTCCGCACCCACCTGGGCACCACCCCGCTGGCCCACCTGCGCCGCGTCCGGCTCGACCTGGCCCACCGCGACCTGCTCACCGTGGCCGAGGGCCGGGCCGAGGGCACCGTCACCGACATCGCCGGCCGCTGGGGCTTCACCCATCTCGGGCGGTTCAGCGCGCACTACCGGGCCGCGTACGGGCGCTCGCCCTCGGCGACGCTGCGGCGGGCCCCCTGA
- the pruA gene encoding L-glutamate gamma-semialdehyde dehydrogenase, which produces MDAVTQVPAPVNEPVHSYAPGSPERARLEAKLKELGGQEPIQLTMTINGERRMGGGAEIHVVQPHNHAARLGTMRNATQDDARDAIDAALAAAPAWQALSFDSRAAIFLKAADLLAGPWRETLAAATMLGQSKTAQQAEIDTPCELVDFLRFNVHFARQIMAEQPISSEGVWNRSDHRALEGFVYAITPFNFTAIAGNLPTAPALMGNVVIWKPSPTQQYSAHLLMQLFEAAGLPKGVINMVTGDGLAVSDVALNHPALAGIHFTGSTATFQHLWRSVGENIANYRTYPRIVGETGGKDFLVAHPSADKAVLKTAMTRGAFEFQGQKCSALSRAYVPASLWAEIKDEFRDEVEGLTMGDVTDLSNFMSAVIDDRSFAKNKAAIDRAQADDQVAVLAGGTYDDSVGYFVRPTVLVCEDPASEYFRDEYFGPILAVHVYQDDQYDAMLEQMEGVSSYALTGAVIAQDREAVQHTMLKLRNAAGNFYINDKPTGAVVGQQPFGGARASGTNDKAGAKQNLARWTSTRSIKETFVPPTDYRYPHMG; this is translated from the coding sequence ATGGATGCTGTGACCCAGGTCCCCGCGCCGGTGAACGAGCCGGTCCACAGCTACGCCCCCGGCAGCCCGGAACGGGCCCGCCTGGAGGCCAAGCTGAAGGAGCTGGGCGGCCAGGAGCCGATCCAGCTGACCATGACGATCAACGGTGAGCGCCGCATGGGCGGCGGCGCCGAGATCCACGTCGTCCAGCCGCACAACCACGCGGCTCGGCTCGGCACGATGCGCAACGCCACCCAGGACGATGCGCGGGACGCCATCGACGCTGCCCTGGCCGCTGCCCCGGCCTGGCAGGCGCTCTCCTTCGACTCGCGCGCCGCGATCTTCCTCAAGGCCGCCGACCTGCTGGCCGGCCCCTGGCGCGAGACCCTGGCCGCCGCCACCATGCTCGGCCAGTCCAAGACCGCGCAGCAGGCCGAGATCGACACCCCCTGCGAGCTGGTCGACTTCCTGCGCTTCAACGTGCACTTCGCCCGCCAGATCATGGCCGAGCAGCCGATCTCCTCCGAGGGCGTCTGGAACCGCAGCGACCACCGCGCGCTGGAGGGCTTCGTCTACGCGATCACGCCCTTCAACTTCACCGCCATCGCGGGCAACCTGCCGACCGCCCCGGCCCTGATGGGCAACGTGGTGATCTGGAAGCCGTCCCCGACCCAGCAGTACTCGGCGCACCTGCTGATGCAGCTCTTCGAGGCGGCCGGCCTGCCCAAGGGCGTCATCAACATGGTCACCGGCGACGGCCTGGCCGTCTCGGACGTGGCGCTGAACCACCCCGCGCTGGCCGGCATCCACTTCACCGGCTCCACCGCGACCTTCCAGCACCTGTGGCGTTCCGTGGGCGAGAACATCGCCAACTACCGCACCTACCCGCGGATCGTCGGCGAGACCGGCGGCAAGGACTTCCTGGTCGCCCACCCGTCCGCCGACAAGGCCGTGCTCAAGACCGCGATGACCCGCGGCGCCTTCGAGTTCCAGGGCCAGAAGTGTTCGGCGCTCTCCCGCGCCTACGTCCCGGCCTCGCTCTGGGCCGAGATCAAGGACGAGTTCCGGGACGAGGTCGAGGGCCTCACCATGGGTGACGTCACCGACCTGTCGAACTTCATGAGCGCCGTCATCGACGACCGCTCCTTCGCCAAGAACAAGGCCGCGATCGACCGCGCCCAGGCGGACGACCAGGTCGCCGTGCTGGCCGGTGGCACCTACGACGACTCGGTCGGCTACTTCGTCCGCCCGACCGTGCTGGTCTGCGAGGACCCGGCCAGCGAGTACTTCCGCGACGAGTACTTCGGCCCGATCCTGGCCGTGCACGTCTACCAGGACGACCAGTACGACGCGATGCTGGAGCAGATGGAGGGCGTCTCCTCCTACGCGCTGACCGGCGCCGTCATCGCCCAGGACCGCGAGGCCGTCCAGCACACGATGCTGAAGCTGCGCAACGCGGCGGGCAACTTCTACATCAACGACAAGCCGACCGGCGCCGTCGTCGGCCAGCAGCCCTTCGGCGGTGCCCGGGCCTCCGGCACCAACGACAAGGCCGGCGCCAAGCAGAACCTGGCCCGCTGGACCTCCACCCGCTCCATCAAGGAGACGTTCGTCCCGCCGACGGACTACCGCTACCCGCACATGGGCTGA
- a CDS encoding TerD family protein — translation MSQGGNAPITAARVTVEVSAPKALDVSGLLLTAAGKVRSDADFVFFNAPNGPGVTHRPAAGGTPDAITVDTTALPEGIERVVVTASLDDASATFAGTEPTATLRDADSGEVLAVFTPPHLGRETALVVVEVYRRGSAWKVRAVGQGYANGLAGIATDFGVSVEEPTSAAPTAAAAPTAAAAPTTAATTPAPTPAAAPPMPPAPPAPPAGQAMPPRPMASPAVQPPGLTKVTLDKGKVNLVKGGSVSLEKNGRPYLASVRMGLGWEPAKHGRNIDLDASCIAFDAQRNKVDTAWFMKLSIFDGAIAHSGDNLTGKGDGDDEAITVHLEGVPAQVCGLVFVVNSFSGQKFTDIKNAYCRLLDAGTGAELVRFELAQAAAHTGVVMCKLVRQYSGEWVMTAIGEYVDAKTARAMVKPSAALL, via the coding sequence CTGTCCCAGGGCGGCAACGCCCCGATCACAGCCGCCCGGGTGACGGTGGAGGTGTCTGCTCCCAAGGCCCTGGACGTCTCGGGACTACTGCTCACCGCGGCCGGCAAGGTGCGCTCCGACGCCGACTTCGTCTTCTTCAACGCCCCGAACGGCCCGGGCGTGACGCACCGCCCGGCGGCCGGCGGCACGCCGGACGCGATCACGGTGGACACCACCGCGCTGCCCGAGGGCATCGAGCGGGTGGTGGTGACGGCCAGCCTGGACGACGCGAGCGCGACCTTCGCCGGCACCGAGCCGACGGCGACCCTCCGGGACGCCGACAGCGGCGAGGTGCTGGCCGTCTTCACCCCGCCCCACCTGGGCCGGGAGACGGCCCTGGTGGTGGTCGAGGTCTACCGTCGCGGCTCGGCCTGGAAGGTCCGCGCCGTCGGCCAGGGCTACGCGAACGGACTGGCCGGCATCGCCACCGACTTCGGCGTCTCGGTCGAGGAGCCCACCTCGGCCGCCCCGACCGCCGCAGCCGCCCCTACCGCCGCGGCCGCTCCGACCACTGCGGCCACCACACCCGCCCCCACGCCGGCCGCCGCCCCGCCGATGCCCCCGGCTCCGCCCGCCCCGCCGGCCGGCCAGGCGATGCCGCCCCGCCCGATGGCGTCGCCGGCCGTCCAGCCGCCGGGCCTCACCAAGGTCACCCTGGACAAGGGCAAGGTCAACCTGGTCAAGGGCGGCTCGGTCTCGCTGGAGAAGAACGGCCGCCCCTACCTCGCCTCGGTCCGGATGGGCCTGGGCTGGGAGCCCGCCAAGCACGGCCGCAACATCGACCTGGACGCCTCCTGCATCGCCTTCGACGCCCAGCGCAACAAGGTGGACACGGCCTGGTTCATGAAGCTGTCCATCTTCGACGGCGCGATCGCCCACTCCGGCGACAACCTGACCGGCAAGGGCGACGGGGACGACGAGGCGATCACCGTCCACCTGGAGGGCGTCCCGGCCCAGGTCTGCGGCCTGGTCTTCGTGGTCAACTCGTTCTCCGGCCAGAAGTTCACCGACATCAAGAACGCCTACTGCCGCCTGCTGGACGCGGGCACCGGCGCCGAACTGGTCCGCTTCGAGCTCGCCCAGGCGGCCGCCCACACGGGCGTGGTGATGTGCAAGCTGGTCCGCCAGTACTCCGGCGAGTGGGTGATGACCGCGATCGGCGAGTACGTGGACGCCAAGACCGCCCGCGCCATGGTCAAGCCCTCGGCTGCGCTGCTCTGA
- a CDS encoding CdaR family transcriptional regulator, whose amino-acid sequence MTAAPGPGGGLPLRQLLMSLGEPLVELQAAPAGLDVPVRDVAILDPEDPATANPGELVLAIGARGRAALPALRAAGRARAAAVAVKLDAPGQADALREAATEAGVALLSVRRETRWEHLDSLARAIIAGPEAPETPEHNTGDLFSLAQTVAVLTGGIVSIEDTSSRVLAYSRSSDSDEVDDLRRLSILGWQGPEPYLSKLREWGVFQHLRSSDGVLTIEAHPELGIRRRIAIGIRAGAQPLGTIWVQEGAGPLTEHAEQALVGAARVAAAQLVRRRRELSADVRLTQTLLTGLLEGSTGPQSLATHLGLDLRRPATVLAYAAGAPGEGSDLELTRAEVTGLISVHTAARHRGALLAPIDSRVYVLLPELPTGLPMSTIRGWAEEVVSAAAEHLGVPLRAAIGSTVPGLAAVPESRAQADRILDAMGRGGVAPTVAALSDVQAEVLVSEVLALLQDRTGLRDPRLTALTDYDRRHGTRLAESVLAWLDALGEVRIAADALHIHPNTLRYRVRRAEQLTGIDLAQPQQRLLAMLQLRLDGET is encoded by the coding sequence GTGACCGCAGCACCGGGCCCCGGCGGCGGGCTGCCGCTGCGTCAGCTGCTGATGTCGCTCGGCGAGCCGCTGGTCGAGCTGCAGGCCGCCCCGGCCGGTCTTGACGTGCCCGTCCGGGACGTGGCCATCCTCGATCCGGAGGACCCGGCCACCGCCAACCCAGGCGAGCTGGTGCTGGCGATCGGCGCCCGGGGCCGGGCCGCGCTGCCCGCGCTGCGCGCGGCCGGCCGGGCCAGGGCCGCCGCCGTGGCGGTCAAGCTGGACGCCCCCGGGCAGGCCGACGCGCTGCGCGAGGCCGCCACCGAGGCCGGGGTGGCCCTGCTCTCGGTGCGCCGGGAGACCCGTTGGGAGCACCTGGACTCACTCGCCCGGGCGATCATCGCCGGGCCGGAGGCGCCGGAGACCCCCGAGCACAACACCGGCGACCTCTTCTCGCTGGCCCAGACGGTGGCGGTGCTCACCGGCGGCATCGTCTCCATCGAGGACACCTCCAGCCGGGTCCTGGCGTACTCCCGCTCCTCCGACTCGGACGAGGTGGACGACCTGCGCCGGCTCTCCATCCTCGGCTGGCAGGGGCCCGAGCCGTACCTCTCCAAGCTGCGCGAGTGGGGCGTCTTCCAGCACCTGCGCAGCTCCGACGGCGTGCTCACCATCGAGGCGCACCCCGAGCTCGGCATCCGCCGCCGGATCGCCATCGGCATCCGGGCCGGCGCCCAGCCGTTGGGCACCATCTGGGTGCAGGAGGGCGCCGGGCCGCTCACCGAGCACGCCGAGCAGGCCCTGGTCGGGGCGGCCCGGGTGGCCGCCGCCCAGCTGGTGCGCCGCCGCCGCGAGCTCTCCGCCGACGTGCGGCTGACCCAGACCCTGCTCACCGGCCTGCTGGAGGGCTCCACCGGCCCGCAGTCGCTGGCCACCCACCTCGGGCTCGACCTGCGCCGCCCGGCCACCGTGCTCGCCTACGCGGCCGGCGCCCCCGGCGAGGGCTCCGACCTCGAGCTCACCCGGGCCGAGGTCACCGGCCTGATCTCGGTGCACACCGCCGCCCGGCACCGGGGCGCGCTGCTCGCCCCGATCGACTCCCGGGTCTACGTGCTGCTGCCGGAGCTGCCCACCGGCCTGCCGATGAGCACCATCCGCGGCTGGGCCGAGGAGGTGGTCTCGGCCGCCGCCGAGCACCTGGGCGTCCCGCTGCGCGCCGCGATCGGCTCCACCGTGCCCGGGCTGGCCGCCGTCCCCGAATCCCGTGCCCAGGCCGACCGGATCCTGGACGCGATGGGCCGCGGCGGGGTCGCCCCCACCGTGGCCGCGCTGAGCGACGTCCAGGCCGAGGTGCTGGTCAGCGAGGTGCTCGCGCTGCTCCAGGACCGCACCGGCCTACGCGACCCCCGCCTGACCGCCCTCACCGACTACGACCGCCGGCACGGCACCCGCCTCGCCGAATCCGTCCTCGCCTGGCTGGACGCCCTCGGCGAGGTCCGGATCGCCGCCGACGCCCTGCACATCCACCCCAACACCCTCCGCTACCGCGTCCGCCGCGCCGAACAGCTCACCGGCATCGACCTCGCCCAGCCCCAGCAGCGCCTGCTCGCGATGCTCCAGCTGCGCCTCGACGGCGAGACCTGA
- the pepN gene encoding aminopeptidase N, which yields MPALQRAEALTRARLLTVHGYRVELDLTSGAELFGCRTEIRFTCAEPGAGTFLDLRPEVLHRAVLNGRPLPAASFVDGRLALDALAAENELLIETDQRYSRTGEGLHRFADPADGEVYVYANCGPDAAPRVFPCFDQPDLKASFALTVTAPQGWTVIANSARSAHGAGGAGGAGGGGGAGGAGAGGGTAGVVGGAAGRWEFEPTPPISAYLVTLVAGPLHSVYAEHDGIPLGVHARRSLGAALDREAAEMFELTAASFDRMHAVFAERYPFGKYDQAFVPEFNWGAMENPGCVTIADRFVFHAPPTEAERETRAMGVAHEMAHMWFGDLVTMRWWDDLWLNESFAEYLGYRVITEDTRYTEAWTTFGIRRKSWGSDADQRDSTHPVAATGIDSLAEAMVTFDGIAYAKGASAVRQLVAWLGDEVFFAGINEYLSRHRYGNADLADFLAALTDVSGRDVRGWAERWLGTTGLDTLRVETTVAGGVVTRAELVAEGSRPHLAGVGVYDLVRGRLLLRESFEVELAPGGRAVLPKLAGSPAPALVLPNHQDTTWAKIRLDATSWHAVATGLGTVADPLTRAVLWEHARDLVRDGELPPDTYLEMLAVHLPGESADAVVETVLLFARAVVVPTYLPAERRAHGHAVLRRICEAMLALPGAGAGAGTGGRGGSGGGGGGGSGRVESGAAGSAAAGRGAAGRGAATVESRRLVALRGLVENSVGEAGLLWALLDGDREEAGADRRELGVELRWGVLMRLAALGEIDEERIAAELSCEPGDIAQQGAAGARAALPDAASKERAWRAMFTDGELSALVLGGAAAGFWLSGGAELREGYVRRYFEELPDAGRRGDVVMRTLASRLFPVWSVTPETVALAEACLRQDGLTPATRRLIGDQTDDLRRALRVRRSAVADG from the coding sequence ATGCCAGCACTCCAACGCGCCGAGGCACTCACCCGTGCCCGCCTGCTCACCGTCCACGGCTACCGCGTCGAGCTCGACCTCACCAGTGGTGCGGAGCTCTTCGGCTGCCGGACCGAGATCCGGTTCACCTGCGCCGAGCCCGGGGCCGGGACCTTCCTGGACCTGCGACCCGAGGTGCTGCACCGGGCCGTGCTGAACGGCCGCCCGCTGCCGGCCGCCTCCTTCGTGGACGGCCGGCTCGCCCTCGACGCCCTGGCCGCCGAGAACGAGCTGCTGATCGAGACCGACCAGCGCTACTCCCGGACCGGCGAGGGCCTGCACCGCTTCGCCGACCCGGCCGACGGCGAGGTCTACGTCTACGCCAACTGCGGCCCCGACGCCGCGCCCCGGGTCTTCCCCTGCTTCGACCAGCCCGACCTCAAGGCGTCCTTCGCGCTCACGGTGACCGCCCCGCAGGGGTGGACGGTGATCGCCAACAGCGCCCGCAGTGCCCATGGCGCTGGAGGTGCCGGCGGTGCCGGCGGTGGGGGCGGTGCTGGAGGTGCCGGCGCTGGGGGCGGTACGGCGGGTGTGGTGGGCGGTGCGGCGGGTCGGTGGGAGTTCGAACCGACCCCGCCGATCTCCGCCTACCTGGTCACCTTGGTGGCCGGGCCGCTGCACTCGGTCTACGCCGAGCACGACGGCATCCCGCTCGGCGTGCACGCCCGCCGTTCGCTCGGCGCGGCGCTGGACCGCGAGGCCGCCGAGATGTTCGAGCTCACCGCCGCGAGCTTCGACCGGATGCACGCCGTCTTCGCGGAGCGGTACCCGTTCGGCAAGTACGACCAGGCCTTCGTGCCCGAGTTCAACTGGGGCGCGATGGAGAACCCCGGCTGCGTGACCATCGCCGACCGGTTCGTCTTCCACGCCCCGCCCACCGAGGCCGAGCGGGAGACCCGGGCGATGGGCGTGGCGCACGAGATGGCGCACATGTGGTTCGGCGACCTGGTCACCATGCGCTGGTGGGACGACCTCTGGCTGAACGAGTCCTTCGCCGAGTACCTCGGCTACCGGGTGATCACCGAGGACACCCGCTACACCGAGGCCTGGACCACCTTCGGCATCCGCCGCAAGTCCTGGGGCTCCGACGCCGACCAGCGCGACTCCACCCACCCGGTCGCCGCCACCGGCATCGACAGCCTCGCCGAGGCCATGGTGACCTTCGACGGCATCGCCTACGCCAAGGGCGCCTCGGCCGTGCGGCAGCTGGTCGCCTGGCTCGGCGACGAGGTCTTCTTCGCCGGGATCAACGAGTACCTGAGCCGCCACCGGTACGGCAACGCCGACCTCGCCGACTTCCTCGCCGCCCTCACCGACGTGAGCGGCCGGGACGTCCGGGGCTGGGCCGAGCGGTGGCTCGGGACCACGGGGCTGGACACCCTGCGGGTCGAGACCACGGTCGCGGGCGGGGTGGTCACGCGTGCGGAGCTGGTCGCCGAGGGCAGCCGGCCGCACCTGGCAGGGGTCGGCGTCTACGACCTGGTCCGGGGCCGGCTGCTGCTCCGCGAGTCCTTCGAGGTCGAACTCGCCCCGGGCGGCCGGGCCGTCCTGCCGAAGCTGGCCGGCTCGCCCGCCCCGGCCCTGGTGCTGCCCAACCACCAGGACACCACCTGGGCCAAGATCCGCCTGGACGCCACCTCCTGGCACGCCGTCGCCACCGGCCTCGGCACCGTCGCCGACCCGCTGACCCGGGCCGTGCTCTGGGAGCACGCCCGGGACTTGGTCCGGGACGGCGAACTCCCACCGGACACCTACCTGGAGATGCTCGCCGTCCACCTGCCGGGCGAGAGCGCGGACGCCGTGGTCGAGACGGTGCTGCTCTTCGCCCGGGCGGTGGTGGTGCCGACGTACCTGCCGGCGGAGCGGCGGGCGCACGGGCACGCGGTGCTGCGGCGGATCTGCGAGGCGATGCTGGCGCTGCCTGGGGCTGGGGCTGGGGCTGGGACCGGGGGCAGGGGCGGGAGCGGGGGCGGGGGCGGGGGCGGGAGCGGGCGCGTCGAGAGTGGTGCGGCTGGGAGCGCGGCGGCCGGGCGTGGGGCGGCCGGGCGTGGGGCGGCGACGGTGGAGAGCCGGCGGCTGGTCGCGCTGCGGGGGCTGGTGGAGAACTCGGTGGGGGAGGCCGGGCTGCTCTGGGCCCTGCTCGACGGTGACCGGGAGGAGGCGGGTGCGGACCGGCGGGAGCTCGGGGTCGAGCTGCGCTGGGGCGTGCTGATGCGGCTGGCCGCGCTCGGGGAGATCGACGAGGAGCGGATCGCGGCGGAGTTGAGCTGCGAGCCGGGGGACATCGCGCAGCAGGGGGCGGCGGGTGCCCGGGCGGCGCTGCCGGACGCCGCTTCGAAGGAGCGGGCCTGGCGGGCGATGTTCACGGACGGGGAGCTCTCGGCACTGGTGCTGGGTGGTGCGGCGGCTGGGTTCTGGCTGTCGGGCGGGGCGGAGCTGCGGGAGGGGTACGTGCGGCGGTACTTCGAGGAACTGCCCGACGCCGGGCGACGAGGGGACGTGGTGATGCGGACGCTCGCCAGCCGGCTCTTCCCGGTCTGGTCGGTCACGCCCGAGACGGTCGCGCTGGCGGAGGCGTGCTTGCGGCAGGACGGGCTCACGCCCGCGACGCGGCGGCTGATCGGGGATCAGACGGACGATCTGCGGCGGGCGCTGCGGGTGCGGCGGTCGGCTGTGGCCGACGGGTGA